In a single window of the Streptacidiphilus sp. P02-A3a genome:
- a CDS encoding glycosyltransferase 87 family protein gives MIDRIRVGARRAAGRWYRLDQWPPEVLALLGAWVCTRLLYAAPIIADMAGQQYDIGSLYPTWAAELAHGQFPWNDVTWQYPPVAGLVFLAPRALPFLSYQTAFGLFMLLCDAAVLVMLLAAARGAGRARLGVWVWVLGLPLLGELPYVRFDPAVTVLAVGSVLLLRRSSTGGGILAGLGALVKAWPLLMLIGAPRGRATRRSWFVAGLSCVVLVAVIGVFFTHEFSFLGEQGARGIEIESLPGCALMVAHLFGYSSVIQYSYGSYQISGAYSGQLATLTLALSAVGFLWLLWWRLRARVWTSATTADAAFTSMLVFVTTSRVISPQYFIWLLGLAATCLLFRTTSQRVPALAMLPLTVFTTLDYPVSFGQVLQGEPAAIMVVVVRNLGLLWVTVHSAIRLRRSTRPAPDAATGTTSAIPAQREPSGRYIRR, from the coding sequence ATGATTGACCGAATACGAGTCGGTGCGCGCCGCGCGGCCGGTCGCTGGTACCGCCTCGACCAGTGGCCGCCGGAGGTCCTGGCGCTGCTCGGGGCCTGGGTGTGCACCCGGCTGCTCTACGCCGCGCCGATCATCGCCGACATGGCCGGGCAGCAGTACGACATCGGCTCCCTGTACCCCACCTGGGCGGCGGAACTCGCGCACGGGCAGTTCCCCTGGAACGACGTCACCTGGCAGTACCCGCCGGTGGCCGGGCTGGTCTTCCTCGCCCCCAGAGCACTGCCGTTCCTGAGCTACCAGACCGCCTTCGGCCTGTTCATGCTGCTCTGCGACGCGGCGGTGCTGGTGATGCTGCTGGCCGCGGCGCGGGGAGCGGGACGGGCCAGGCTCGGCGTCTGGGTCTGGGTGCTCGGGCTGCCGCTGCTGGGGGAGCTGCCCTACGTGCGCTTCGACCCCGCGGTGACGGTCCTCGCGGTCGGCTCGGTGCTGCTGCTGCGGCGCTCCTCGACCGGCGGCGGGATCCTCGCGGGGCTGGGCGCACTGGTCAAGGCGTGGCCGTTGCTGATGCTGATCGGGGCGCCGCGCGGCCGGGCCACCCGGCGCTCCTGGTTCGTCGCCGGACTGAGCTGCGTGGTGCTGGTCGCGGTGATCGGGGTGTTCTTCACCCACGAGTTCAGCTTCCTCGGCGAGCAGGGGGCGCGCGGCATCGAGATCGAGTCGCTACCGGGGTGCGCGCTGATGGTCGCCCACCTCTTCGGCTACTCCTCGGTCATCCAGTACTCCTACGGGTCGTACCAGATCAGCGGGGCCTACTCGGGGCAGCTCGCCACCCTGACCCTGGCCCTGTCCGCCGTGGGCTTCCTGTGGCTGCTCTGGTGGCGGCTGCGGGCCCGGGTGTGGACCTCGGCCACCACCGCCGACGCGGCGTTCACCTCGATGCTGGTCTTCGTCACCACCAGCCGGGTGATCAGCCCGCAGTACTTCATCTGGCTGCTCGGTCTCGCGGCGACCTGCCTGCTCTTCCGCACCACCAGTCAGCGGGTGCCCGCGCTGGCGATGCTGCCGCTCACGGTGTTCACCACCCTGGACTACCCGGTGTCCTTCGGGCAGGTCCTCCAGGGCGAGCCCGCCGCGATCATGGTCGTGGTGGTACGGAACCTGGGCCTGCTCTGGGTCACCGTCCACTCCGCGATCCGCCTCCGGCGCTCCACCCGGCCCGCCCCGGACGCGGCCACCGGGACCACGTCCGCCATCCCCGCCCAGCGCGAACCCAGCGGAAGGTACATCCGGCGCTGA
- a CDS encoding DUF1330 domain-containing protein: protein MTAYAIMYVRSAQPHPEVVEYLRQIDATLDPFGGRFLVHGDDFTVVEGSWGVAVIVVEFPDRESAHGWYESAAYRAILHLRTNHIEGDCVLANGVPDGYRGADSLDH, encoded by the coding sequence ATGACCGCCTACGCCATCATGTACGTCCGCTCGGCCCAGCCCCACCCCGAGGTGGTCGAGTACCTGCGGCAGATCGACGCCACCCTCGACCCCTTCGGCGGGCGGTTCCTGGTCCACGGCGACGACTTCACCGTGGTCGAGGGCAGTTGGGGGGTGGCGGTGATCGTGGTCGAGTTCCCCGACCGGGAGAGCGCCCACGGCTGGTACGAGTCCGCCGCCTACCGCGCCATCCTCCACCTGCGCACCAACCACATCGAGGGCGACTGCGTCCTGGCCAACGGCGTCCCGGACGGCTACCGGGGAGCGGACTCCCTGGACCACTGA
- a CDS encoding VOC family protein, giving the protein MVSLVRHVTVDCLDAPRVAAFWAAALGAEPVVVEDNPGDFEVTVTAPGIALLFVPVPRPKTVKNRVHLDLQPQDRGRDAEVRRLLALGATLVDDRREPDGTGWCVLADVEGNEFCVERSAAERAATGSGPRRDAEG; this is encoded by the coding sequence ATGGTCTCCCTGGTACGGCACGTGACGGTCGACTGTCTGGACGCCCCTCGGGTGGCTGCCTTCTGGGCTGCCGCACTGGGTGCGGAGCCGGTGGTGGTGGAGGACAACCCCGGTGACTTCGAGGTGACCGTGACCGCGCCGGGGATCGCCCTGCTGTTCGTTCCGGTCCCGCGGCCGAAGACGGTCAAGAACCGGGTGCACCTGGACCTCCAGCCGCAGGACCGGGGCCGGGACGCCGAGGTGCGGCGGCTGCTGGCACTCGGCGCGACCCTGGTCGACGACCGCCGCGAGCCCGACGGCACCGGCTGGTGCGTGCTGGCGGACGTCGAGGGCAACGAGTTCTGCGTGGAGCGCAGCGCGGCCGAGCGGGCGGCCACCGGCAGCGGGCCGCGCCGGGACGCGGAGGGCTGA
- a CDS encoding carbohydrate binding domain-containing protein, which produces MRRQLNRPLRTLLTGLLATAAASTGLVAIGAGTAQAATPLPTHVFAPYFEAYSGDDPATISTESGANYETLAFIQAASKGSCTAYWNGDTSQPLTSATFGSSISAIQAKGGDVVPSFGGYTADDTGTEIADSCTTVASIAAEYEQVITTYNVTRIDLDTEDNSLTNTAGITRRNQAIAQVEAWAASTGRTVQFQYTLPTTTSGLASSGLAVLKNAVANNAVISDVNIMTFDYYDGATHEMGTDAENAATGLYSQLATLYPSKTSAQLWGMIGITLMPGVDDYGTAETTTVADAANVEAWANTKGLAELSFWALERDNDSCAVGTAGSDTCSGITQNTWDFSHALEPFTSGSTPVGNDFSVAASPASASVAPGASTTSTVSTAVTSGSAESVALSASGLPTGVTAAFSPASVTSGGSSTLTLTASSSAAAGTYPITITGTAASGSHTASYSLTVTGSSTGGNDFSISDSPASASVAAGASTTSTVSTAVTSGSAESVALSASGLPTGVTAAFSPASVTSGGSSTLTLTASSSAAAGTYPITITGTAASGSHTAGYSLTVTAVTPTGSLVNGGFETGSLSPWTGQPGDTVVSTPVHSGSHALEVTPTASQTGQVSQTLTLAPNTSYTLSGWVQGSYAYIGVSGGATASTWTSSTGWTQLSVPFTTGSSGTVTVYVHGWYGQGNVFADDFALS; this is translated from the coding sequence ATGAGACGCCAGCTCAACCGACCCCTACGCACACTGCTCACCGGCCTGCTCGCGACCGCCGCCGCCTCCACCGGCCTGGTCGCGATCGGTGCCGGAACGGCACAGGCGGCAACCCCACTGCCGACCCACGTGTTCGCGCCGTACTTCGAGGCGTACAGCGGTGACGACCCGGCGACGATCTCGACCGAGTCCGGAGCCAACTACGAGACCCTGGCCTTCATCCAGGCCGCCAGCAAGGGCTCGTGCACGGCCTACTGGAACGGCGACACCAGTCAGCCGCTGACCTCGGCCACCTTCGGCAGCTCGATCAGCGCCATCCAGGCCAAGGGCGGCGACGTCGTCCCCTCGTTCGGTGGCTACACCGCCGACGACACCGGCACCGAGATCGCCGACAGCTGCACCACCGTCGCCTCGATCGCCGCCGAGTACGAGCAGGTCATCACGACCTACAACGTGACCCGGATCGACCTCGACACCGAGGACAACTCGCTCACCAACACCGCCGGGATCACCCGCCGCAACCAGGCCATCGCGCAGGTCGAGGCGTGGGCGGCGAGCACCGGACGCACCGTCCAGTTCCAGTACACCCTGCCGACGACCACCAGCGGCCTCGCCTCCAGCGGACTCGCGGTGCTGAAGAACGCGGTGGCGAACAACGCCGTGATCTCCGACGTCAACATCATGACCTTCGACTACTACGACGGTGCCACCCACGAGATGGGCACCGACGCCGAGAACGCCGCGACCGGCCTGTACAGCCAGCTCGCGACGCTCTACCCGTCGAAGACCTCGGCCCAGCTGTGGGGCATGATCGGGATCACCCTGATGCCCGGCGTCGACGACTACGGCACGGCGGAGACCACCACCGTCGCCGACGCCGCCAACGTCGAGGCGTGGGCCAACACCAAGGGCCTGGCCGAGCTGTCCTTCTGGGCGCTGGAGCGCGACAACGACAGCTGCGCCGTCGGCACCGCCGGTTCGGACACCTGCTCCGGCATCACCCAGAACACCTGGGACTTCAGCCACGCGCTGGAGCCCTTCACCAGCGGCAGCACCCCGGTCGGCAATGACTTCTCGGTCGCGGCCTCGCCCGCCTCGGCGTCGGTCGCCCCCGGAGCCTCCACCACCTCGACCGTCAGCACCGCCGTCACCAGCGGCAGCGCCGAATCGGTCGCCCTGAGCGCGAGTGGCCTGCCCACCGGCGTCACCGCCGCGTTCAGCCCCGCCTCGGTCACCAGCGGCGGCAGCTCCACCCTCACCCTGACCGCCTCCAGCAGCGCCGCGGCCGGGACCTACCCGATCACCATCACCGGCACCGCCGCCTCCGGCAGCCACACCGCCAGCTACTCGCTGACCGTCACCGGCAGCAGCACCGGCGGTAACGACTTCTCCATCTCCGACTCGCCCGCCTCGGCGTCGGTCGCGGCCGGAGCCTCCACCACCTCGACCGTCAGCACCGCCGTCACCAGCGGCAGCGCCGAATCGGTCGCCCTGAGCGCGAGTGGCCTGCCCACCGGCGTCACCGCCGCGTTCAGCCCCGCCTCGGTCACCAGCGGCGGCAGCTCCACCCTCACCCTGACCGCCTCCAGCAGCGCCGCGGCCGGGACCTACCCGATCACCATCACCGGCACCGCCGCCTCCGGCAGCCACACCGCCGGCTACTCGCTGACCGTCACCGCGGTGACGCCCACCGGTAGCCTGGTCAACGGCGGCTTCGAGACCGGCAGCCTCAGCCCGTGGACCGGCCAGCCCGGCGACACGGTGGTGAGCACCCCGGTGCACTCCGGCAGCCACGCGCTTGAGGTCACCCCGACCGCGTCGCAGACCGGCCAGGTCAGCCAGACCCTGACCCTGGCGCCCAACACCAGCTACACGCTGAGCGGCTGGGTCCAGGGCAGCTACGCCTACATCGGCGTCAGCGGCGGGGCCACGGCCAGCACCTGGACGTCCTCCACCGGCTGGACCCAGCTGTCCGTGCCCTTCACCACCGGCTCGTCCGGCACGGTGACCGTGTACGTCCACGGCTGGTACGGCCAGGGCAACGTCTTCGCTGACGACTTCGCCCTCAGCTAG
- a CDS encoding chaplin: protein MSRMRKAAVVAAMVGGIVFAGAGAASADAGAYGSANNSPGVLSGNVVQIPIDVNANVCGNSVNIIGLLNPAIGNRCSNDDGARGDHGYGRDHDGRWSQDGDHQDGDHDHGRGDDCC, encoded by the coding sequence ATGAGCAGAATGCGTAAGGCGGCAGTGGTGGCCGCGATGGTCGGCGGGATCGTGTTCGCGGGTGCCGGGGCGGCCTCCGCCGACGCCGGCGCCTACGGCTCGGCCAACAACTCCCCGGGCGTCCTGTCCGGGAACGTCGTCCAGATCCCCATCGACGTGAACGCGAACGTCTGTGGCAACAGCGTCAACATCATCGGTCTGCTCAACCCGGCCATCGGGAACCGCTGCTCCAACGACGACGGCGCGCGTGGCGACCACGGCTACGGCCGGGACCACGACGGCCGCTGGAGCCAGGACGGCGACCACCAGGACGGCGACCACGACCACGGCCGCGGCGACGACTGCTGCTGA
- a CDS encoding chaplin: MNNTLKGAVVTLAAAGAVAAGAGAAFASSTATGAANNSPGVASGNAIQVPVHIPVNATGNSINVIGLLNPAFGNSSANHG, from the coding sequence ATGAACAACACCCTCAAGGGCGCCGTCGTCACCCTCGCCGCGGCCGGTGCGGTCGCCGCCGGTGCGGGAGCTGCCTTCGCCAGCTCGACCGCGACCGGTGCGGCCAACAACTCCCCCGGTGTCGCCTCCGGCAACGCCATCCAGGTCCCGGTGCACATTCCGGTCAACGCCACCGGCAACAGCATCAACGTCATCGGCCTGCTGAACCCGGCCTTCGGCAACTCGTCCGCCAACCACGGCTGA
- a CDS encoding chaplin: protein MQNIKRSALLVTVTAGIVVGGAGAAMASSTATGAANNSPGVLSGNVIQVPVHVPVNLCGNTIDVIGVLNPAFGNHCVNKD from the coding sequence ATGCAGAACATCAAGCGGAGCGCCCTGCTGGTCACCGTGACCGCCGGAATCGTCGTGGGCGGCGCCGGTGCGGCCATGGCCTCCAGCACCGCCACCGGTGCGGCCAACAACTCCCCCGGCGTGCTCTCCGGCAACGTCATCCAGGTGCCGGTCCACGTGCCGGTCAACCTGTGCGGCAACACCATCGACGTCATCGGCGTGCTGAACCCGGCGTTCGGCAACCACTGCGTCAACAAGGACTGA
- a CDS encoding chaplin, protein MRKMKTGLALTALAVGLALTGAGSAAAGSTATGAAANSPGFLSGNVIEIPIHIPLNLCGNSINVIALLNPAFGNHCVNR, encoded by the coding sequence ATGCGCAAGATGAAGACCGGCCTGGCCCTGACCGCACTCGCCGTGGGACTCGCGCTGACCGGCGCGGGCAGCGCCGCCGCCGGCTCCACCGCGACCGGCGCCGCCGCCAACTCGCCCGGGTTCCTGTCCGGAAACGTGATCGAGATCCCGATCCACATTCCGCTGAACCTCTGCGGCAACAGCATCAATGTGATCGCGCTGCTCAACCCGGCTTTCGGCAACCACTGCGTCAACCGCTGA
- a CDS encoding chaplin: MQLKKTAAVSAAVLGVVLAGAGSAAADGTATGAAHNSPGVASGNTIQVPVHVPVNLCGNSINVIGALNPVFGNRCVNTQDC; this comes from the coding sequence ATGCAGCTCAAGAAGACCGCTGCCGTCTCCGCAGCCGTCCTCGGCGTCGTGCTGGCCGGCGCCGGCAGCGCTGCTGCCGACGGCACCGCGACCGGTGCGGCCCACAACTCCCCCGGTGTGGCGTCCGGCAACACCATCCAGGTCCCGGTGCACGTCCCGGTGAACCTCTGCGGCAACAGCATCAACGTCATCGGCGCGCTCAACCCGGTGTTCGGCAACCGCTGCGTCAACACCCAGGACTGCTGA
- a CDS encoding rodlet layer protein, with protein MLKKALAAAGIAAATLAMTSAPASAIGDSDGSTTSVQGAGGTNVTGTWGDNSPNFHFLDNPNICLPEIHHVQVGVVPVQVGVPIANQQAHQTCNIGQGTQGAGDAPLSHLVG; from the coding sequence ATGCTGAAGAAGGCTCTCGCCGCCGCCGGTATCGCCGCTGCGACGCTCGCGATGACGTCCGCCCCCGCCTCCGCCATCGGCGACAGCGACGGTTCCACGACCTCCGTCCAGGGCGCGGGCGGCACCAACGTCACCGGCACCTGGGGCGACAACAGCCCCAACTTCCACTTCCTGGACAACCCGAACATCTGCCTGCCGGAGATCCACCACGTGCAGGTCGGCGTCGTGCCGGTCCAGGTCGGGGTCCCCATCGCCAACCAGCAGGCCCACCAGACCTGCAACATCGGCCAGGGCACCCAGGGTGCCGGCGACGCGCCGCTGTCCCACCTGGTCGGCTGA
- a CDS encoding rodlet layer protein, with amino-acid sequence MFEQTLSAVGLAMTAAALVVSPAAAVGDSDGSTSSLQGHGGTDVTGTHGHHSPSHHLLDNTNLCLPELHHAQVGILVPVQADVPAADQQQHQTCRNGQGTQGAGDGVGSHLLG; translated from the coding sequence ATGTTCGAGCAGACCCTCTCCGCAGTCGGTCTCGCCATGACCGCAGCGGCTCTCGTGGTCTCCCCGGCCGCGGCCGTCGGCGACTCCGACGGCTCGACCAGCTCCCTCCAGGGACACGGTGGCACCGATGTGACCGGCACCCACGGCCATCACAGCCCCAGCCACCACCTCCTGGACAACACCAACCTCTGCCTGCCGGAGCTGCACCACGCGCAGGTCGGGATCCTGGTCCCGGTCCAGGCGGACGTACCGGCCGCCGACCAGCAGCAGCACCAGACCTGCCGGAACGGGCAGGGCACGCAGGGCGCGGGCGACGGGGTCGGTTCCCATCTCCTCGGCTGA
- a CDS encoding rodlet layer protein — MLKQALSVVGIAAGAVAMVVTPAAAIGNSDGTTTSLQGAGGTNVTGTHGDNSPNFHTLDNPNICLPEIHHVQVGVVPVQVEVPVANQQQHQICNVGHTTQGAGDGQLSHLIG; from the coding sequence ATGCTGAAGCAGGCTCTCTCCGTGGTCGGCATCGCCGCCGGTGCGGTCGCCATGGTCGTCACCCCGGCCGCCGCGATCGGCAACTCGGACGGCACCACCACCTCGCTCCAGGGCGCGGGCGGCACCAACGTCACCGGCACCCACGGCGACAACAGCCCCAACTTCCACACCCTGGACAACCCGAACATCTGCCTGCCGGAGATCCACCACGTCCAGGTCGGCGTCGTCCCGGTCCAGGTCGAGGTCCCGGTCGCCAACCAGCAGCAGCACCAGATCTGCAACGTCGGCCACACCACCCAGGGCGCCGGCGACGGGCAGCTGTCCCACCTCATCGGCTGA
- the hemB gene encoding porphobilinogen synthase has product MSTEFPVATPVIRPRRLRTTPAVRRLVAETRLHPAELILPLFAREGISEPAPINSMPGVVQHTRDSLRRAAVEAAEAGVGGIMLFGVPLVQDAIGSEGTNPDGILQQAIRDVVAEVGDALVVMSDLCLDEYTDHGHCGVLAADGSVDNDATLLRYAEMAVVQADAGVHMVGPSGMMDGQIAVVRDALDRAGHQDVSVLAYSAKYASAFFGPFREAVGSALKGDRKSYQQDPANGREALRELELDLAEGADLVMVKPAMAYLDVLRQVADVSPVPVAAYQVSGEYAMVEAAAANGWVDRDRMIMETLTSIRRAGASQVLTYWAVEVARKLR; this is encoded by the coding sequence ATGTCCACTGAATTCCCGGTCGCCACCCCCGTCATCCGCCCCCGCCGCCTGCGGACCACCCCGGCGGTCCGCCGCCTGGTGGCCGAGACCAGGCTGCACCCGGCGGAGCTGATCCTGCCGCTGTTCGCCCGCGAGGGCATCAGCGAACCGGCGCCGATCAACTCCATGCCGGGCGTGGTCCAGCACACCCGGGACAGCCTGCGCCGGGCCGCCGTGGAGGCGGCCGAGGCGGGGGTCGGCGGGATCATGCTGTTCGGCGTCCCGCTGGTGCAGGACGCCATCGGCTCGGAGGGCACCAACCCGGACGGCATCCTGCAGCAGGCGATCCGGGACGTGGTGGCCGAGGTCGGCGACGCGCTCGTGGTCATGTCCGACCTGTGCCTGGACGAGTACACCGACCACGGGCACTGCGGCGTGCTGGCCGCGGACGGCTCGGTGGACAACGACGCGACGCTGCTGCGCTACGCCGAGATGGCCGTGGTCCAGGCCGACGCCGGGGTCCACATGGTCGGCCCCTCGGGGATGATGGACGGTCAGATCGCGGTCGTCCGCGACGCCCTGGACCGGGCGGGCCACCAGGACGTCTCGGTGCTGGCCTACTCCGCCAAGTACGCCTCGGCCTTCTTCGGCCCCTTCCGGGAGGCCGTCGGCTCCGCGCTGAAGGGCGACCGGAAGAGCTACCAGCAGGACCCGGCCAACGGCCGGGAGGCGCTGCGCGAGCTGGAGCTGGACCTGGCCGAGGGCGCGGACCTGGTGATGGTCAAGCCCGCCATGGCCTACCTGGACGTGCTGCGCCAGGTCGCCGACGTCAGCCCGGTGCCGGTGGCCGCCTACCAGGTGTCCGGCGAGTACGCGATGGTCGAGGCCGCCGCCGCGAACGGCTGGGTGGACCGGGACCGCATGATCATGGAGACGCTGACCTCGATCCGCCGCGCGGGCGCGAGCCAGGTGCTCACCTACTGGGCGGTCGAGGTGGCCCGCAAGCTGCGCTGA
- a CDS encoding bifunctional uroporphyrinogen-III C-methyltransferase/uroporphyrinogen-III synthase gives MSPTHDIHGAVRRPVGQVTFLGAGPGDPGLLTLRAVEVLASADVLVADPLTAVAVRGHCPAGVELHAADTAAGREADAVVLGGGLVARMFPAVQAGKHVVRTVDGDPGMDGRAAEEMLACAQAGIPFQVVPGVAQSVGVPAYAGVPLCGGEGADVRFVDARQQLADSTWSNLGDCDATLVVRTTLGALPVSAQTLVAHGRKPDTPVSVTLEGTTTRQRTYTATLGTLAAELKAARVLPSPVSAPVDPASSVIAVVGQQVAQRASLSWFETKPLFGWNVLVPRTKDQAGALSEQLRSYGAVPSEVPTIAVEPPRTPQQMERAIKGLVTGRYEWIAFTSVNAVKAVREKFEEYGLDARAFAGIKVAAVGETTSQALVDFGVKPDLVPSGEQSAAGLLEDWPLYDPVFDPIDRVLLPRADIATETLVAGLVELGWEVDDVTAYRTVRASPPPAETREAIKGGGFDAVIFTSSSTVRNLVGIAGKPHNVTVIACIGPATAKTAEEHGLRVDVLAPAPSAAALAEALADFGAARRDAATQAGEQVYRPSERRPGSRRKAR, from the coding sequence GTGAGCCCCACTCATGACATCCACGGTGCGGTCCGCCGCCCGGTCGGCCAGGTCACCTTCCTGGGCGCGGGCCCGGGCGACCCCGGCCTGCTGACGCTCCGCGCGGTCGAGGTGCTGGCCTCGGCGGACGTCCTGGTGGCCGACCCGCTGACGGCGGTCGCCGTCCGCGGGCACTGCCCGGCCGGGGTGGAGCTGCACGCCGCCGACACGGCGGCCGGCCGGGAGGCCGACGCGGTGGTCCTCGGCGGCGGCCTGGTGGCCCGGATGTTCCCGGCCGTGCAGGCCGGCAAGCACGTGGTCCGCACCGTCGACGGCGACCCCGGGATGGACGGCCGGGCCGCCGAGGAGATGCTGGCCTGCGCGCAGGCGGGCATCCCGTTCCAGGTGGTGCCCGGGGTGGCCCAGTCCGTGGGCGTCCCGGCCTACGCCGGGGTGCCGCTGTGCGGCGGCGAGGGCGCCGACGTGCGCTTCGTCGACGCCCGGCAGCAGCTCGCCGACAGCACCTGGAGCAACCTGGGCGACTGCGACGCGACCCTGGTGGTGCGCACCACCCTGGGCGCGCTGCCGGTCTCCGCGCAGACCCTGGTCGCGCACGGGCGCAAGCCCGACACCCCGGTCTCGGTCACGCTGGAGGGCACCACCACCCGGCAGCGCACCTACACCGCGACCCTGGGCACGCTGGCCGCCGAGCTGAAGGCGGCCCGGGTGCTGCCCTCGCCGGTCTCGGCCCCGGTGGACCCGGCGAGCAGCGTGATAGCCGTCGTCGGGCAGCAGGTCGCCCAGCGCGCCTCGCTGTCGTGGTTCGAGACCAAGCCGCTCTTCGGCTGGAACGTGCTGGTGCCGCGCACCAAGGACCAGGCCGGCGCGCTCTCCGAGCAGCTGCGCTCCTACGGCGCGGTGCCGTCCGAGGTGCCGACCATCGCGGTCGAGCCGCCGCGGACCCCGCAGCAGATGGAGCGGGCGATCAAGGGCCTGGTCACCGGGCGCTACGAGTGGATCGCGTTCACCTCGGTGAACGCGGTCAAGGCGGTCCGGGAGAAGTTCGAGGAGTACGGGCTCGACGCCCGCGCCTTCGCCGGGATCAAGGTCGCGGCGGTCGGCGAGACCACCTCGCAGGCCCTGGTCGACTTCGGCGTGAAGCCCGACCTGGTGCCCAGCGGCGAGCAGTCCGCCGCCGGACTGCTGGAGGACTGGCCGCTGTACGACCCGGTGTTCGACCCGATCGACCGGGTGCTGCTGCCGCGCGCCGACATCGCCACCGAGACCCTGGTCGCCGGGCTGGTCGAGCTGGGCTGGGAGGTCGACGACGTCACCGCCTACCGGACGGTCCGCGCCTCGCCCCCGCCCGCCGAGACCCGGGAGGCGATCAAGGGCGGCGGCTTCGACGCGGTGATCTTCACCTCGTCCTCGACCGTCCGCAACCTGGTCGGCATCGCCGGGAAGCCGCACAACGTGACCGTCATCGCCTGTATCGGCCCGGCCACCGCCAAGACCGCCGAGGAGCACGGACTGCGGGTGGACGTGCTCGCGCCGGCCCCCTCGGCGGCGGCGCTGGCCGAGGCCCTGGCAGACTTCGGAGCGGCCCGCCGCGACGCAGCCACCCAGGCGGGCGAGCAGGTGTACCGCCCGAGCGAGCGCCGCCCGGGCTCCCGTAGGAAGGCCCGCTGA
- the hemC gene encoding hydroxymethylbilane synthase: MSGQLSNTPSPPPLRLGTRRSALAMAQSGQVAETVSRATGRRVELVEITTYGDTSREQLAQIGGTGVFVSALREALLAGTIDFAVHSLKDLPTAAPDGLLLAAVPPREDPRDALVARDGLTLDELVAKCAHNGVPVRIGTGSPRRTAQLNAWAAAVGVPLETVAIRGNVDTRIGYVRSGELDAVVLAAAGLHRLGRLDEANQLIDDTLMLPAPGQGALAIECSAADTGLASALAALDDAPTRAAVTAERALLAALEAGCSAPVGALAEVRRGASVQQSDELRLRGLVGTVDGSAVVQLSATGAFAAEAASEQAAAALGRELAARMLAQGAAGLMGERVK, encoded by the coding sequence ATGAGTGGCCAACTCAGCAACACCCCCTCCCCACCCCCCCTGCGCCTGGGCACCCGGCGCAGCGCCCTGGCGATGGCCCAGTCCGGGCAGGTCGCCGAGACGGTGTCCCGGGCCACCGGACGCCGGGTCGAGCTGGTCGAGATCACCACCTACGGCGACACCTCGCGCGAGCAGCTGGCACAGATCGGCGGCACCGGGGTCTTCGTCTCCGCACTGCGCGAGGCGCTGCTCGCCGGAACGATCGACTTCGCGGTGCACTCGCTGAAGGACCTGCCCACGGCCGCCCCGGACGGCCTGCTGCTGGCCGCCGTGCCCCCGCGGGAGGACCCCCGGGACGCGCTGGTGGCCCGGGACGGACTGACCCTGGACGAGCTGGTCGCCAAGTGCGCCCACAACGGCGTCCCGGTCCGGATCGGCACCGGATCGCCGCGCCGGACGGCCCAGCTGAACGCCTGGGCGGCGGCCGTCGGCGTGCCGCTGGAGACGGTGGCCATCCGCGGCAACGTCGACACCAGGATCGGCTACGTCCGCTCCGGCGAGCTGGACGCGGTCGTGCTGGCCGCCGCCGGGCTGCACCGGCTCGGCCGCCTCGACGAGGCCAACCAGCTGATCGACGACACGCTGATGCTGCCCGCGCCCGGACAGGGCGCGCTGGCGATCGAGTGCTCCGCCGCCGACACCGGGCTTGCGTCCGCGCTGGCCGCCCTCGACGACGCGCCCACCCGTGCCGCCGTCACCGCCGAGCGCGCGCTGCTGGCCGCGCTCGAAGCGGGTTGTTCCGCCCCGGTCGGGGCACTCGCCGAGGTGCGACGTGGTGCCTCGGTCCAGCAGTCCGACGAGCTGCGCCTGCGCGGGCTCGTCGGCACCGTCGACGGCTCGGCCGTCGTGCAGTTGTCCGCAACCGGCGCCTTCGCGGCCGAGGCGGCGTCCGAGCAGGCAGCGGCGGCCCTGGGCCGTGAGCTGGCGGCCCGGATGCTCGCCCAGGGCGCGGCCGGTCTGATGGGGGAGCGAGTCAAGTGA